A window of the Caldisericota bacterium genome harbors these coding sequences:
- a CDS encoding ribosome recycling factor, which yields KVKSWEKDKEISEDDRYRMQEKVQEFTDKYIKIVNGHLMRKEEEILEV from the coding sequence ATAAAGTTAAGAGTTGGGAAAAAGACAAGGAAATATCTGAAGATGATCGATATAGGATGCAGGAGAAAGTACAGGAATTTACAGATAAATATATCAAAATTGTAAATGGACACCTAATGAGGAAAGAAGAGGAAATTCTCGAAGTTTGA